From Solanum lycopersicum chromosome 4, SLM_r2.1:
GGACGATCTCCACATGTCTGTGCGGACTATCTCAATTTACTATCATTgatcaaacaattttcgcacgaTCGATCTCCACGTGCCGAAATGataatcttaacatctcaccatcccagCATGgaatatactcaatctcatattaatgcatgtgcacaatattatttcaacaaAGGGAATGATGATGCATTTCAATCAGTAAAATAtcgacataatacataaccacctcaattatacGGGTGcaataaagaaaacacaatcacacagagaattcaagtcaataatacatTAGCTAATgtccatatgctttggcattctcaaattacaatccacattctatagtaataattttttctttataatatcGATACTCGTACGAATgtccgtcacaccattgatacgagacccccGTCTTTCGCCCTTACCTATGGTCTCATTCattttttcaatcttttaattagaaaacatccttccaagaagtgtgAAAGTCTTAACATACTTTAGGTGTCTAACTAGTGCCACGAATCCTCAAGATAGTTCCTTCCCTCTTCATAGGACTTCGAAACATTCTCAATCTATCAATTATGCAATATTCATAAGAGTTCATAGAcaatcaaattatttatatatatatatatatatatatatatatatatatatatatatatatatatatatatatatataaaacccaGACCCTAAAACTCACTTATTTTTTCAATGAAACTTCTACtcttgatataaattttatatttcaaggGTCCTATTTGCTAATTCAAGCCAAGAattgaatttcaatttcttcatttatcttaaaatttaatattaaattatatattatatgcctaataattaattacctatctcaatatattaaattgaatttacaatatgacaaaaaattaaaaacaattgaaataaatCGCTGAttacaaaaagttaaaaataatgcCCTCACATGCCTCCAAAACTTTTTCCAGAACCTCATTAATTACCACCCTTGAAATTTCTAATATTAACTAGGAACTATAGATTCCAAATCACTAAGaaagcaaacaattttttatccTATCGACTATATTCCAATTTCCCAACATACTTAACCTTTCCAAAAATATTGAGTCGTTGTTTCTTGCTATTTATTCCGTCCAAAATTGTTTATTACGTTATGCTTATTAAAAGTCAATTCGATTAACTTTCAAAGATAGATtgaattacattaatttgatatttttttttaaaaaaaaaatattttaaaactatacaAAAATTACTATATTCCATCCAATTTTCCTATCAAATCAATATAACAAAAATTTcctgatagtaataatagtaaatagACAAATGATGGATCATCTTTCCACCTAAACTACATTAACTAGGGCCATTATGATTTCAATAATAACAAGAGAACAACAAGgtccaaccaaaaaaaaaaaaaaagacaaacaaaACTATTCCCTACTATTCcatttctcattatttttaattttagttatgaCTCTGATTAATATTTACATATTCtctaatgataaattttttaataattcaaattagatAATCAtcttatacttattttaaagataatttttaattcaaataacgtgttaaaaaattgaaatatattacacataaattttttacattacttaatcaattaaaaattttagtttacatcctaatctaaaattattattttttatttattttttagtgaaaaattaggCTCGAGAAAAACATTAGCtattaaatatcacaaaataaattctaatataaattGCATCTAAAACAAATAAGAGACACtaataataatgcaaaaaaaGTATGATAcgtcttttattttatattatttttgttagcaagaaacatttttttttcgttttttcagatcgagaaaaaaaatttaaaaaatcttaacatgcatcacatattgatattgcataataataacatacaattcaaagaacttcatattattagattcaaattttcatacaacATTACAGTTAAATAATGCGAGAGTTTAGAATTATCTCACTGCGAAGATGGATATCACGAAAAATAACTTCTGATCTACTGATTTGAGCCACGAATTCAGAACCACGACAAAAAAACTCTAACTCTgacctaattctcaaaagaatgactcactttTCTTCTCTCTGTGTTTGCTCtatatatttctctcttttcctCTCTGTATTTCTCTGCAtctgtttatatattttttttacatctcTTTGTATCTTCTCTTCTCAGCtgaatgtgttttttttataatatttttggctGAGAGTCTGGTGctaattaaaagaaatgtaATAGAGTGAGATTaggatttaatttaaaatattgttgagAGAATTATGGttgagaaataattaaataattatcctactaaataacaataataggaaAATTAGTTTTTGAGAGTTTGAGGTTAATTAAGATAAGGGAAaggtaattttaatatttagggctcttttttttttcttctaccattattttttaaactaattaaaaattgaacatttaaaacaaataccataaattcataatttttatattattaaagtaatttacacaatttatttatttttatttattttgaatataaccttttaaaaattgatgttaaatctttatattttagtaaaaaattacACTACTAATACAAGATTAGAGAAAGGACGATACCTCCCAATAGttattatacaataaaatttacaaactaTACGAATCACCACCGACCAAATagataattacaaaaattgcaaaatttatatcttttaacCCCCATCTTAGCAAAATTGCTTTCCATAACCACTGGAAAAACACAAACCAAAgtacaaataattgaaatatccATGATGTGTTGCTACTGTTTCTTTTTGACAGTTAAAAAGTTTTTTGAGTAACAAAAGATGTTGCTACTGGACAACAGTTCTTATAATTGAGACATTGACACAAATTGCAAAAGGACTACAACTTGTAGCTACTAGAACAAGGATGTAAGTTATACTTTGTAAAACGCTTTAAATTTCAAGGATTTGAGTCGGCATTTGTAAGATTGGATACAGTGGCCCGTGATTGGATTCTCAATAAACGTACTCCTGAATAACGTTTTAGGTGTAAAACGTTATTCAAGAGTATCGTTTACTCATTTAACCTTGTCAACTCCGTCAGTTTTTGTccgttgaatttttaaaataaaaacatcctaaaacgttactcaaaaatatgtttatactagttttgtaaaaaaatttaaaaacatattattttaatgaattggTTCAAATAATAACTTAGTTGGATCAAAAATTCATCCGTTTTGTGTGATGCTTCTTTTCCTATAACTATAATTTTATAGTACATATTtcttaatgataaaaatatgaaacGTACCGTATAACGAAAGATTAGTAAATATTtcttaatgataaaaatacGAAACGTATCGTATAACGaaagataaaattaatcaatttcatGTGATAAGCAAAAGTACATTTCCAATGTCCAATTCACATGCAAATCATATAAATGAACCATAGCTTAAAGGGACACCaactaatattaatagtaattataaaattcaaatggtatttatttttaaaaaaaaaacatgttccATCAATTAATGAAACATTAATGATTAGTGAAAAAGTCAGTTTGTACTTGTCTGTACACATTCATTGGATCAAAGTCAAATGCTCAAATTAAATCTCATGTGAGATACTTTATTCAACTCaaattgtttttatatatatatatatatatatatatatatataaaatcaccattaaagttatcttaaattttaaaaaaaatgtattaactTTGTAATTGTTTTATTACCTTactaaacaattttaaataaatataattacatCATTTTTCGTTCATCTAATAAGAGAGTGGTGTGCACTCTCTCGAGCACCctaaataactaatataattttatttttacaagtattttgttataaaatatattttcttatttttcttattattttaatttttttctttttatttttctctttcttttcaaaaattgattttcatctCCATCCATTGAAGCTTCTTACTCTTAAtgttattttcatcataatttcaccttctacttttttttattactattagttttactatctttagttttaaaattttatttaaatattttcttatatttcgaACAATTCGATAAACTCATTGTATTTGAAGATGATTATGAggtatcatatattttttcatttgatttcaattaagttctttcaatttttgagaaattaattgatacttttaaaattatcatttccgATTTTGAATGTATATGAAAATGACTAGTTGATGATacctataaaatttaaaattgtcttgaaaaaataattaattttgttatcaataattcaataaagtctaaataatagtatgaattttatgaagaatttgattgaagaagaagaaaaagaaaaagaaaaaatgaaagtgagtttcaatttgacatggggtattggaaagtgaagaaaaaaaagaaattaaagggATAAAAATGGGAGGTGgaagatgaaatgaaatttaagatatattaaaattaaaattcaaaagtaagagagagagaaataaagaaacaaaaagataaaggaaaaaatttaaatggaaaaaaagttataattttaattaacacGTGTCATGTAATGATTAGGGTATGAACTCACTTGCTTATTAAAATTTGGGGCTGatagaaaaaatgatataataacatctgttcaaaattgtttagtgggGTATTAGGACAGTCGCAAAATTAAGGTGTCTTTATGATAATCCGAAACAACTTCGATGgtgactttatatatatatatatatatatatatatatatatatatatatatatatatatatatatatatatttgttaaaaaaaattaactaagagatttttgttgataattttatttttatttatgttttcaaatattatattagtCTTCCAGAACAATTTCTATTAAGgataaaattagaataaaaattaattaaatttttcttaaactttgatAAGTAATTTGAgataactatttataaaaattgcGACAGATAACACGAGGTGGAATACAAGAATAAACAAGGGGGAAGCTtcaatgaaagaagaaaaaaaaaaagcttcaaTGAAATCTACAAATTTTCAACTAATTGATATAAGAGCAAATTAAGGAAATCAATGAAGACTTTTAGGTAGCCACGTTCTTGATATTTGACTTTGTTTAAGAATATAAAGTGTTATTTAATCATctattatttgaaaatcatttatcaaaattaatttaaatgtttatCGAGTTTAATAGACGATAAAAGTGATAAAACACACGTTATCAAGAGTGTGTTTCTTATTTTCACTTTATCGTAATAAAAATTCGAGTAATGAAGCATAATATGTAGATCAGTTTAACTTGATAGTGTAAAATATTAGTACATCGTTGGTGTATATGAGTACTCATTatttatgatgatgatatgtGAGATACATGTAAATTGAtccgaaaataaaaaaaattacattcttttgttttttcaattaaataatGAGACAACCTAACATATATCGCGGCTAATTTAGTGGCACAATATAATGTCAAtacatcttttaatttttaaaaaatcttatatttaattatttttatataattttataaaaaaatcacaactctttaAATAGGACCATATTCTTGGTTTTTTTCTCTTCAATCCAATTCTTTTTTTCACTaagtttttttaacaaaaatggCTTCCTTCTTTTCactttcttttatattaattttctctttataCAACAGCTTTGCTTATGCTAATACTGTTCCATATCTTGATGGTAAGTTCTACCTTTATATGAATTTTCTTATTCACTTTTTTCCGATGTTAtatcggactcttcaaaaatattaatgcaTCTATATCGAATTCTATTAAAATGCATCAAGTTTTTAAGGtttgatatatatttaataagtttttaaataGTTCGAGCAACACATCAATTCTAgctatcataaataaatattagtagCGCTTAGAaaagcttttaaaaaaaatatgtatagtGAGAATGTTATTAGTATTTGGAGTCCTTTAGGTACTGTAGAGCGAGGGGTAGCGCTGAAAATTGTTCATCCGAAAATTATGTTGTGTATATaggttaatataatttttatatatatataaaaattaaattttgaatatccTTAACAAAATTTCTGATTTCGTCATTGCTCTGAAAACTTTACTTGGACTTTTCAAAATGTTGTCGCACCAATATTTCTTCCTATTAAAAATGCATTAGTTTTAGAGAATCTAACAAGTACTCGacaacattttttaaaagttcgAGCAACACAAGTCTACAAGACAAGTTGAACAAGTTGAGGTTGTAGCCAACTAATTGTACACCTGAGCCCAATAATTTTACATTTGTGTAATTTTGCATCGTATGCATGGATTTGATTGAGGTATAAGGAAATTACTTCTCTATCTGCACGAGGTAGGGGTATGATCTACGTACACAACACCCTTCGAGACGCTACTTATGACATTGtactggatatgttgttgtcGTGTATAATTAATCTCTTTCTAACATTTCAACAGATCTACTAGAAAATGGAAACTTTGAACAAGGGCCAAAACCATCAAACATGAATAAAACAGTGATCATAGGCAAACACTCCTTACCCAAATGGGAAATCAATAGCATAGTGGAGTGGGTGTCCGGTGGGCCCCAGGAAGGCGGATTCTACTTCCCGATCCCTCGTGGGGCCCACGCAGTCCGACTAGGGAACGAGGCTTCCATCTCTCAATATGTGAAGGTGAAACCAAACACAATATATTCACTCACATTTGGAGCCACTAGGACTTGTGCTCAAGATGAGGTCCTTACCGTCTCCGCGGGAGGCATGTCTAGTGATCTTAACTTTCAAACATTGTACAGTGCTGATGGTGGTGACACTTATGCTTGGGGTTTCAAATCAACATCTAATCTTGTTAAGGTCACATTTCACAATCCTGGTACTCAAGAAGATCCAACATGTGGACCACTTATAGACCATGTTGCAATCAAGGAAATGCTTATGGCAACATATACTAAAGGTAAATCTCAATCCTACAATATCGTATGATCGTAAGACTGCATACACACCACCttccccagaccccacttgtgagATTGCACAGGGTATATATGTCGTTGTTGTATGGCCTTTACCGAGGCAAACTCTTCAATATTAGTCCCCGTTATAGTCCATTTGGCTAAATTTTGTCTTCAAAAGTTTCCATAGACAAATTTAGCCCAAATGGACTAACGGAGACAACATTTCATTCACATCATTTCGTTGTTGTTACTACTATCATTTCTATATTCTCCTTTTCAAACTTCTCGGAAGTGCTTTGGTTTAAACTGAGGGTCTAttagaaacaacctctctatctcTACAAGGTAGGGGTAATGTCTGCATATCGTTGTGAGATTACACTATGTATATCATTGTCGTTGCATACTTAAAATGAGATCCTTATAGGAATACCTTGTTGATGGAACCTATGCAGGTAACTTGGTGAAAAATGGTGGATTTGAACTAGGTCCTCATGTATTCAAGAACTTTTCGACAGGGGTACTCGTCCTGCCTTTAAAACAGGACAAGTACTCACCAATTCCAGGATGGATGGTTCAGTTTGCAAAACCATCAAAATACATAGACTCGAAGCATTTCTTCGTGCCTTCAGGAAATGCAGCTGTTGAATTGATAGGAGGAAGGGAAACAGGCATTGCACAGACGATACGTACAATCCCAAAACAGTTCTACAACCTGACTTTCACCATAGGCGATGCACAGAACAGTTGCCACGGAACAATGACAGTTCAAGCA
This genomic window contains:
- the LOC101245348 gene encoding protein TEEBE-like — its product is MASFFSLSFILIFSLYNSFAYANTVPYLDDLLENGNFEQGPKPSNMNKTVIIGKHSLPKWEINSIVEWVSGGPQEGGFYFPIPRGAHAVRLGNEASISQYVKVKPNTIYSLTFGATRTCAQDEVLTVSAGGMSSDLNFQTLYSADGGDTYAWGFKSTSNLVKVTFHNPGTQEDPTCGPLIDHVAIKEMLMATYTKGNLVKNGGFELGPHVFKNFSTGVLVLPLKQDKYSPIPGWMVQFAKPSKYIDSKHFFVPSGNAAVELIGGRETGIAQTIRTIPKQFYNLTFTIGDAQNSCHGTMTVQAFAGKASTQVTFVSNGKGWSKTATFKFQADSIRTTIAFYNPYYHTKIHDFGHMCGPVIDDVSLVHVRK